The stretch of DNA AAGCTCACCGAGGCCTGCCTGCGCGAGCACGCGCGCCGGCCGTCGCCGGTCTACCTGGCGGCGGTGCGCCGGGCGCTGGCGGTGCTGGGGTCGTGAGGCGTGCGGCCTCCGTCGCGGGCTCTTGCGCCGGCGCGTGCGGTCGGGGCACGGTCGGCCATGCCCACCGTCGACGAGAAGCGCCGTGCCTTCCGGGACCTCCACGCGTCGGGCTGCTTCGTGATGCCGAACCCGTGGGACGTCGGCAGCGCCCGCTGGCTCCAGCACCTCGGCTTCCCGGCGCTCGCGACGACGAGCGCCGGGGCGGCCTTCGGGCTCGGGCTGCCCGACAGCGACGCCGCCGTCGGCTGTGAGGTCGCGCTGGCGCACGTCGCGGCCGTCGCGGCGGCGACCGACGTGCCCGTGAACGCGGACTTCGCCTCGGGCTATGCGCGGGCGCCGGAGGACGTCGCGGCCAACGTCGGCCGCTGCCTCGGCGCCGGCATCGCCGGCCTCTCGATCGAGGACGCGACCGACGATCCCGCCGCGCCGCTGCTCGACTTCACGCTCGCGGTCGAGCGCGTGCGGGCGGCGGCGGAGGCGGCGGGGCCGAAGGTCGTGCTCACCGCGCGCGCGGAGTGCTTCCTCGTCGGCCGTCCCGACCTCGACGAGACCGTCCGGCGCCTGCACGCGTACGCCGACGCCGGCGCCGACTGCCTGTTCGCGCCGGGGCTGCGCACGCGCGACGAGATCGCGGCCGTGGTGGCCGCGGTCGCGCCGAAGGCGGTGAACGTGCTCGTCGGCGCGGCCAGCGGCTTCACCGTGGACGAGCTGGCGGGGCTCGGCGTGCGCCGGCTCAGCGTCGGGAGCGGGCTCGCGCGCACCGCCTGGGGCGGCTTCGTGCGCGCCGCGCGCGCCCTCGCCGGCGAGGGCCGGTTCGACGCGAT from bacterium encodes:
- a CDS encoding isocitrate lyase/phosphoenolpyruvate mutase family protein yields the protein MPTVDEKRRAFRDLHASGCFVMPNPWDVGSARWLQHLGFPALATTSAGAAFGLGLPDSDAAVGCEVALAHVAAVAAATDVPVNADFASGYARAPEDVAANVGRCLGAGIAGLSIEDATDDPAAPLLDFTLAVERVRAAAEAAGPKVVLTARAECFLVGRPDLDETVRRLHAYADAGADCLFAPGLRTRDEIAAVVAAVAPKAVNVLVGAASGFTVDELAGLGVRRLSVGSGLARTAWGGFVRAARALAGEGRFDAMADATPHAELDAFFRADLPHRPDRTPG